One Azospirillum brasilense DNA segment encodes these proteins:
- a CDS encoding TniQ family protein, with translation MAGRLPTIGHGEVYSCEPLERGRPSQGAHHWASEPAPIEGELLSSWFSRYAWASAVGPQALLFEFRGVFGRHPADLDNGLPRRTFMLLAQRTGIPVPWFEQAQRFSPTASAMWTGALRSPRFCPGCWAADPIPYVRWQWRGTLFRVCTEHQVWLNPCCPTCRSPLSVLGGRLRRPLWRCATCRSDLRQERMDPALPQAVLTQALIEVITELAKEIGLERTVTSAARALSVLDADMSALEAARSDRDAQPTNAAAGPAGHLEDWCRSGFMSGLPQFSAVSARLPASRPN, from the coding sequence ATGGCGGGCCGCTTGCCGACCATCGGGCACGGCGAGGTGTATTCCTGCGAGCCGCTCGAACGGGGCCGGCCCAGTCAGGGGGCGCACCATTGGGCGTCCGAGCCGGCCCCCATCGAGGGTGAGCTCCTCAGCAGCTGGTTCAGCCGTTATGCCTGGGCAAGCGCGGTGGGGCCGCAAGCCCTTCTTTTTGAGTTTCGTGGGGTCTTCGGTCGCCATCCGGCCGACCTCGACAACGGACTGCCGCGTCGAACCTTCATGCTTCTCGCGCAACGCACTGGAATCCCCGTTCCGTGGTTCGAGCAGGCGCAGCGCTTTTCTCCAACCGCCTCTGCGATGTGGACGGGAGCGCTGCGCAGCCCACGCTTTTGTCCCGGCTGCTGGGCGGCGGACCCCATCCCCTATGTCCGCTGGCAATGGCGGGGAACCTTGTTCCGGGTCTGCACAGAGCATCAGGTTTGGCTCAATCCGTGCTGCCCGACGTGCCGGTCTCCGCTGTCCGTGCTCGGCGGGCGGCTCCGGCGCCCTCTGTGGCGCTGTGCAACGTGCCGATCCGATCTGCGGCAGGAGCGCATGGATCCGGCGTTGCCGCAAGCGGTCCTCACGCAAGCCCTCATCGAGGTCATCACGGAGTTGGCGAAGGAGATCGGACTGGAGCGGACCGTCACATCGGCGGCGCGTGCGTTGTCCGTACTGGATGCCGACATGAGCGCCTTGGAGGCCGCCCGGTCCGATCGGGATGCTCAGCCAACGAACGCGGCGGCCGGACCTGCGGGGCATCTTGAGGACTGGTGTCGCTCCGGCTTTATGAGCGGACTCCCGCAGTTTTCGGCGGTTTCGGCCCGCCTTCCGGCTTCAAGGCCGAACTGA
- a CDS encoding TniQ family protein, with protein MVQTFPIAPRPMAGELLSSWRARIACRYGLEGWELTPAVLFSRHSEGAYQRDIDWAPAAEDIRFLAASSRLDRETVAAMALSRRGWPRPWACWERAPDDTTAWGPYGRVEVAWCPACLRHDRQAGRDAWLRRDWAIAARGLCATHGLPLEQRCHFCDGWQPQRWVTLADSAILLCGHCGRSLDEALGDEDRGGGLTRPCALDDWANLRAFEEHLAAVLDGHEPDDCWAGRSSRHAFLDLVEDLARLLCHLNMANGDDWALINRIVQPPWPTGWRDRLRCASAYPLATVPVWWRRALLSAIARLLTESASERGYGFSWLEDVLPPRPLSIGMLYTELDDVGRRMLVERSSRWPARPQAAALTAVRTVQEEAAAIARKTLLDWQAAAHRRQERERKAALAAQRRERQRLLRILNTLFREARADRFKATLPTE; from the coding sequence ATGGTTCAGACCTTTCCCATAGCCCCTCGTCCGATGGCTGGTGAGCTGCTGTCCTCCTGGCGTGCGCGGATCGCCTGTCGCTATGGCTTGGAAGGCTGGGAATTGACCCCGGCCGTTCTGTTCAGCCGACACTCCGAAGGCGCGTATCAACGCGATATTGATTGGGCTCCCGCCGCGGAGGACATCCGGTTCCTGGCCGCATCGAGCCGTCTGGACCGTGAAACCGTGGCGGCCATGGCCCTGTCCCGACGTGGATGGCCACGCCCCTGGGCGTGTTGGGAACGGGCTCCGGACGACACGACGGCCTGGGGGCCTTACGGACGGGTCGAGGTGGCTTGGTGTCCGGCGTGCCTGCGGCATGATCGGCAAGCCGGACGGGACGCGTGGCTTCGACGCGACTGGGCCATCGCCGCCCGGGGGCTGTGCGCCACCCATGGGCTGCCTTTGGAACAGCGCTGTCATTTTTGCGACGGCTGGCAGCCGCAACGGTGGGTGACGCTCGCTGATTCCGCCATTCTGCTGTGCGGGCATTGCGGTCGATCCCTCGACGAGGCTCTCGGCGACGAGGACAGAGGCGGCGGGCTGACGCGACCGTGTGCCCTCGATGACTGGGCAAACTTGCGAGCGTTCGAAGAGCATCTCGCGGCGGTCCTCGACGGCCACGAACCCGACGATTGCTGGGCCGGCCGCTCAAGCCGGCACGCCTTTCTCGACCTTGTCGAGGATCTGGCCCGGTTGCTCTGCCACTTGAACATGGCCAATGGGGATGATTGGGCTCTCATCAACCGGATCGTGCAGCCGCCATGGCCCACCGGATGGCGGGACCGGCTGCGGTGCGCCTCCGCCTATCCGCTGGCGACGGTCCCAGTTTGGTGGCGCCGGGCCTTGTTGTCGGCCATAGCCCGTCTGCTGACCGAAAGCGCGTCGGAGCGCGGCTACGGCTTTTCCTGGCTGGAGGATGTGTTGCCGCCCCGTCCTTTGAGCATCGGCATGCTCTACACCGAGTTGGACGATGTGGGCCGCCGCATGCTGGTTGAGCGCAGCAGCCGATGGCCGGCGCGCCCGCAGGCCGCCGCGCTCACGGCCGTTCGGACCGTTCAGGAGGAGGCTGCCGCCATCGCTCGGAAGACGCTGCTGGATTGGCAAGCCGCCGCCCATCGGCGACAGGAACGCGAGAGGAAAGCCGCACTCGCCGCCCAACGCCGGGAGCGGCAGCGTCTGCTTCGGATTTTGAACACCCTGTTTCGGGAGGCCCGCGCGGACCGGTTCAAGGCAACCTTGCCAACCGAGTGA
- a CDS encoding TniB family NTP-binding protein: MTEDFAHLHPTYRALATLPAEDRIARVRADRWIQYPTADAALARLADVMSYPPRDRMPCLLLYGDTGMGKTMIVRCFTRAHPSSFDRTSGMTTMPVVAFQMPPEPDEADFYGELFAALGAPQRMGSRPAAKQIRDLCRHLLRTMGTRLLIIDEVHTMLAGTYRQQRIFLNTIRFLANDLRIPLVCAGTDLARQALLTDPQLAERFDAFHLPRWRDGEPLRLLLASLSAVLPLRKASQLDNAAVRKRVLELTTGSRCGSAA; this comes from the coding sequence GCCCGGGTGCGTGCCGACCGCTGGATCCAGTACCCGACCGCCGACGCCGCCTTGGCCCGGCTTGCCGACGTGATGAGCTATCCGCCGCGCGACCGCATGCCCTGCCTGCTCCTGTACGGCGACACGGGCATGGGCAAGACTATGATCGTCCGCTGCTTCACGCGGGCGCACCCCTCCTCCTTCGATCGGACATCCGGCATGACGACCATGCCGGTCGTGGCCTTCCAGATGCCGCCGGAGCCCGATGAGGCGGACTTCTACGGCGAGCTTTTCGCCGCGTTGGGAGCGCCGCAACGGATGGGCAGCCGTCCCGCCGCCAAGCAAATCCGCGATCTGTGCCGCCACCTGCTGCGCACCATGGGCACGCGCCTGCTGATCATCGACGAGGTGCACACCATGCTGGCCGGGACCTACCGGCAGCAGCGCATCTTCCTGAACACCATCCGCTTCCTGGCCAACGATTTGCGCATCCCGCTGGTCTGCGCCGGGACCGATCTCGCGCGCCAAGCGCTGCTCACCGACCCGCAACTCGCCGAGCGGTTCGACGCGTTCCATTTGCCGCGATGGCGCGATGGAGAACCGCTTCGGTTGCTGCTGGCCAGCCTGTCCGCGGTCTTGCCGTTGCGCAAGGCGTCCCAGCTGGACAACGCCGCCGTGCGCAAACGCGTCTTGGAGCTGACGACGGGGTCACGGTGCGGATCTGCCGCTTGA